GAAAAGAAAAAAATAAGAAGAGTGTTTAGGTTTTTCATTGTTCCTCCTTGACGAGGTCTGCCATCCTGAGGAACGCTTTCGTAAAGGCCGTCGTATTTTTGCGGATTTCGAAGTCGTTCTTCAGGCTATCAGCCTGAGCTTGACCGTGTCGCGAATGTTTTCGCTCCTTTGGTATTAAAATCGCAAAAGACAGACCAAATGCTATACGGATAAGAAATGCGCTTAAATCAGGCCCGGTAAAACTGTTAATTTCCCAAATGTGTATCCTTTTCATTTATATTTCTGTATGTAGGAAACAATTTACTCAGGATTTAAGTTTAAGGCTGTTTGAATTTGGCTCCTGAAATCTGAACCTGGGTATTGTTTAACAGTCTCTCTCATTTCAAGGAGGTTTTGTGAAACGCTATATCTGTAACGCATGTGGTTATGTGTATGATCCGGAAACAGGTGATCCCGACAGCGGGATAGCTCCTGGAACAGCCTTTGAAGATCTCCCTGATGACTGGGTATGTCCTCAGTGTGGTGTTGGCAAAGATGAGTTTTCACCGGAAGACTGAAACTATCAACAACCAGGATCATTTTGAACCTTAATCGTTGTGCAATCGTCATTATCGGAGCATCGGGAGACCTTGCCAGGCGCAAGCTGCTCCCGGCTCTCGATGCCCTCTTTAAAGCGGGTAAACTCGGAAGAGACTGCCTCATTGCCGGATCTGGAAGAACCCACTACACCGATGAAAAATTCAGGCAAAGGTTCGATGTCTCCGATGAGTTCAGGAAAATTCTATTCTATCATCAGTACATCCCAGGTCTCCGGGAATTCCTGGCCTCAAAAGGGAGCTTCTCCAAGGTGGTCTTCTTCCTCGCCCAGCCCCCACTTGCCTACGGTCCCACAGCAAG
This DNA window, taken from Fibrobacter sp., encodes the following:
- a CDS encoding rubredoxin, with the translated sequence MKRYICNACGYVYDPETGDPDSGIAPGTAFEDLPDDWVCPQCGVGKDEFSPED